The Vibrio sp. SNU_ST1 genome has a segment encoding these proteins:
- the lspA gene encoding signal peptidase II, with the protein MSEVSLKQSGVRWLWLALVVFLADIGIKLFVMDNMGYGWANRIEVLPFFNFLYVHNYGAAFSFLSDQSGWQRWLFTGIAFAVTGMLTYWMSKLPATEKWNNIAYAIIIGGAVGNVFDRVVHGFVVDYLDFYWGTYHWPAFNLADMGICIGAAMIILDGFRKKDESK; encoded by the coding sequence ATGAGTGAAGTTTCGTTAAAACAATCTGGTGTGCGTTGGTTGTGGTTGGCCCTAGTGGTCTTCCTTGCAGATATCGGCATTAAACTCTTTGTCATGGACAATATGGGTTATGGTTGGGCAAACCGCATTGAGGTTTTGCCATTCTTTAACTTTTTGTATGTGCATAACTACGGCGCAGCATTTAGCTTCTTGAGTGATCAAAGTGGCTGGCAGCGTTGGTTATTTACGGGTATCGCATTTGCGGTAACAGGGATGCTGACGTACTGGATGAGTAAGCTACCAGCGACAGAAAAGTGGAACAACATTGCTTATGCGATCATCATTGGTGGCGCGGTAGGTAATGTGTTCGACCGTGTTGTACATGGCTTTGTTGTCGATTACTTAGACTTCTATTGGGGCACTTACCACTGGCCTGCATTTAACCTAGCGGATATGGGAATCTGTATCGGCGCCGCGATGATCATCTTAGATGGTTTCCGCAAGAAAGATGAAAGCAAATAG
- the ispH gene encoding 4-hydroxy-3-methylbut-2-enyl diphosphate reductase, producing MSNEMKIMLANPRGFCAGVDRAISIVERALELYQPPIYVRHEVVHNRFVVEGLKQRGAIFVEELSEVPDDNIVIFSAHGVSQAVRKEAKERELTVFDATCPLVTKVHMEVARASRKHMEVVLIGHAGHPEVEGTMGQYASQTGGMYLVERPEDVQNLVVNDPSNLHYVSQTTLSVDETADVIEELRRVFPEIQGPRKDDICYATQNRQDAIREMAGDVDVVIVVGSKNSSNSTRLKELAEKLGTPGYLTDCPEDIQTEWVEGKKKIGVTAGASAPEELVNQILDRIRELGATEVEEIQGREENMFFEVPKELQIKQVD from the coding sequence ATGAGCAATGAAATGAAAATAATGTTAGCTAACCCTCGTGGCTTTTGTGCAGGTGTCGATCGTGCGATCAGCATCGTAGAGCGCGCTCTTGAACTGTATCAGCCACCGATTTATGTTCGCCATGAAGTGGTGCATAACCGCTTTGTTGTTGAAGGGCTAAAGCAACGTGGTGCTATTTTTGTCGAAGAGTTAAGTGAAGTACCAGACGATAACATCGTGATTTTCTCGGCTCACGGTGTTTCTCAAGCGGTTCGTAAAGAAGCGAAAGAGCGCGAGTTAACGGTATTTGATGCGACGTGTCCTTTGGTAACTAAAGTACATATGGAAGTTGCTCGTGCGAGCCGCAAACATATGGAAGTGGTACTTATTGGTCACGCTGGTCACCCTGAGGTTGAAGGCACCATGGGTCAGTACGCTAGCCAAACGGGTGGTATGTACTTGGTTGAAAGACCAGAAGATGTACAGAACTTAGTCGTGAACGACCCGAGTAACTTGCACTATGTTAGCCAAACCACGTTGTCAGTTGATGAAACTGCAGACGTGATTGAAGAGTTACGTCGCGTGTTCCCTGAGATCCAAGGGCCACGTAAAGATGATATTTGCTACGCAACACAAAACCGTCAAGACGCAATTCGTGAGATGGCTGGTGATGTTGATGTTGTGATTGTTGTCGGTTCTAAGAACTCATCGAACTCTACTCGTTTAAAAGAGCTGGCAGAAAAATTAGGCACGCCAGGTTATCTAACCGATTGTCCTGAAGACATTCAAACAGAATGGGTTGAAGGGAAAAAGAAAATTGGTGTGACAGCGGGGGCGTCGGCTCCTGAAGAGTTGGTAAATCAAATCTTAGATCGCATTCGCGAGCTAGGTGCAACCGAAGTTGAAGAGATTCAAGGTCGTGAAGAAAACATGTTCTTCGAAGTGCCAAAAGAGCTGCAGATTAAGCAAGTCGACTAA
- the rpsT gene encoding 30S ribosomal protein S20 yields MANSKSAKKRAIQAEKRRQHNASRRSMMRTYMKKTIAAIEAGNKEAATAALVEVTPLLDRMATKGLIHKNKAARHKSRFAAAIKAL; encoded by the coding sequence TTGGCAAACAGTAAATCTGCTAAGAAGCGCGCTATCCAAGCTGAGAAACGTCGCCAGCACAATGCTAGCCGTCGTTCTATGATGCGCACTTACATGAAAAAAACTATTGCAGCTATTGAAGCTGGCAATAAAGAAGCTGCAACTGCTGCTCTTGTAGAAGTTACACCTCTTCTAGACCGCATGGCGACTAAAGGCCTTATTCATAAGAATAAAGCTGCACGTCATAAGTCTCGTTTCGCTGCTGCAATCAAAGCTCTTTAA
- the nhaR gene encoding transcriptional activator NhaR: MSHLNYNHLYYFWMVCKQGSVTKAAEALFLTPQTVTGQIKALEERMDGKLTKRNGRSVEPTELGQLVFKYADRMFGLSYEMLDIVNYSQHSNILFDVGVADALSKRLVSKILMSTIPPDNSIHLRCFESTHEMLLEQLSQHKLDMILSDCPVDSSQSPGLFSKKLGESGMSFFSSGNVEGVNFPAVLEQKKLLIPGSRTSMGRKVLQWFDRQGLKPDILGEFDDAALMKAFARYHHDAIFLAPTLYMSEVEEDTSLQLLGGIEELKEEYYVIFAERMIQHPAVKNVCDADFSKLFERACLLMN, encoded by the coding sequence ATGTCGCATCTCAACTATAACCACCTTTATTACTTCTGGATGGTTTGCAAGCAAGGCTCTGTTACTAAAGCTGCAGAAGCCCTATTCCTAACACCACAAACGGTAACTGGTCAGATAAAAGCCTTAGAAGAGCGTATGGATGGCAAGCTAACTAAGCGTAATGGTCGCAGTGTTGAGCCGACAGAGCTTGGGCAGTTGGTTTTTAAATATGCCGATCGTATGTTTGGCCTGAGTTACGAGATGCTGGATATCGTGAATTATAGCCAGCACTCCAATATTCTGTTTGATGTTGGCGTCGCGGATGCACTGTCCAAAAGATTAGTCAGCAAGATATTGATGTCGACAATCCCACCCGATAACAGCATTCATTTACGCTGCTTTGAATCGACCCATGAAATGCTACTTGAACAACTTTCTCAGCATAAGCTCGATATGATTTTGTCAGACTGCCCGGTGGATTCTAGCCAAAGCCCAGGCTTGTTTAGTAAAAAGTTGGGTGAGAGCGGTATGAGCTTTTTCAGTTCAGGTAATGTGGAAGGTGTTAACTTTCCGGCTGTATTAGAACAAAAGAAACTGTTAATCCCAGGAAGTCGAACTTCGATGGGGCGTAAAGTACTGCAATGGTTTGATAGACAAGGACTTAAGCCTGATATTTTGGGTGAGTTTGATGATGCGGCATTGATGAAGGCTTTCGCTCGTTACCACCACGACGCTATTTTCTTAGCGCCTACGCTATATATGTCAGAGGTTGAGGAAGATACGTCATTGCAATTGTTGGGGGGAATCGAGGAGTTAAAAGAGGAGTACTACGTCATATTTGCTGAGAGGATGATCCAACATCCAGCAGTAAAAAATGTATGTGACGCAGATTTTAGCAAATTGTTCGAGAGAGCTTGTTTGTTAATGAATTGA
- the fkpB gene encoding FKBP-type peptidyl-prolyl cis-trans isomerase, whose translation MAAIKNDSAVTLHFTIKMKDGSVADSTENMGKPAKFVMGDGSLSENFEQCLIGLETGTEKSIELKAQDAFGMPNPDHIHHMDRAKFVGDSEVEVGTIMAFSGPDGMEIPGIITEIAGDSVTVDFNHPLAGQDVTFDVNILAVE comes from the coding sequence GTGGCAGCAATTAAAAATGATTCAGCAGTAACTCTACATTTTACGATTAAAATGAAGGATGGTTCAGTTGCCGATAGCACCGAAAATATGGGTAAGCCTGCAAAGTTCGTAATGGGTGATGGCAGCCTAAGTGAGAACTTTGAACAGTGCCTGATTGGCCTTGAAACGGGGACTGAAAAGTCTATCGAATTGAAGGCGCAAGACGCGTTTGGCATGCCTAATCCAGATCATATTCATCATATGGATCGTGCTAAGTTTGTTGGCGATTCTGAAGTCGAAGTTGGTACTATTATGGCTTTCTCTGGTCCTGACGGTATGGAAATTCCAGGTATTATCACTGAGATCGCAGGTGATTCAGTGACGGTTGATTTTAATCACCCATTAGCCGGCCAAGACGTTACGTTTGACGTCAACATCTTAGCTGTGGAATAG
- the murJ gene encoding murein biosynthesis integral membrane protein MurJ: protein MSKRLLKSGLIVSAMTFVSRVLGLVRDVVVANLMGAGASADVFFFANKIPNFLRRLFAEGAFSQAFVPVLTEYHAAGDKDKTRDLIAKVSGTLGVLVSIVTVIGVLGSGVITAMFGAGWFIDWLNDGPAAPKFELASFMLKITFPYLWFITFVALSGAILNTMGKFAVSSFTPVFLNVMIIGSAWFISPNLEQPEIGLAIGVFLGGLVQFLFQIPFLIKAGVLVKPKWGWRDPGVVKIRTLMIPALFGVSVSQINLLFDTFIASFLATGSISWLYYSDRLLEFPLGLFGIAIATVILPALSRKHVDAQGEGFAHTMDWGVRMVLLLGIPAMLGLIVLAKPMLMVLFMRGEFSPHDVQQASMSLVAYASGLLNFMLIKVLAPGYYSRQDTKTPVKYGIIAMVTNMVFNAIFASFYGYVGLAIATALSAFVNMTLLYRGLHIAGVYRLTKTTLLFSLKLLVSGTVMVGVILWQLDNMQLWLDWSFNQRALTLTGLIALGGFAYIVSVLVLGIRVKHLKAATD from the coding sequence GTGAGTAAACGACTATTAAAGTCAGGCCTGATTGTCAGTGCAATGACTTTTGTTTCCCGCGTATTGGGGCTAGTACGTGATGTAGTAGTAGCAAATTTGATGGGAGCAGGAGCGAGTGCCGACGTATTTTTCTTCGCTAATAAAATCCCTAATTTCTTACGTCGACTTTTCGCAGAAGGTGCCTTTTCTCAAGCGTTTGTTCCTGTATTAACGGAATATCACGCTGCAGGTGATAAAGATAAGACTCGAGATTTAATTGCCAAAGTATCGGGCACGCTCGGGGTACTAGTTTCTATCGTCACCGTTATCGGGGTGTTGGGCTCGGGCGTAATCACCGCGATGTTTGGCGCAGGTTGGTTTATCGACTGGTTAAATGATGGCCCAGCAGCACCAAAATTTGAGCTGGCGAGCTTTATGCTCAAGATTACCTTTCCTTATTTATGGTTTATCACCTTTGTTGCTTTATCTGGTGCAATCCTCAATACCATGGGCAAATTTGCGGTTTCGTCATTTACCCCTGTGTTCTTGAACGTAATGATCATAGGTTCAGCATGGTTTATCTCTCCTAATCTAGAACAACCCGAAATTGGCTTGGCCATCGGTGTGTTTCTTGGTGGTTTAGTCCAGTTCCTTTTCCAAATACCTTTCTTGATTAAAGCGGGTGTGTTGGTTAAGCCTAAGTGGGGTTGGAGAGATCCCGGTGTAGTTAAGATCCGCACGCTAATGATCCCTGCCTTGTTTGGTGTGTCAGTGAGCCAAATCAACTTGTTGTTCGATACCTTCATTGCCAGCTTTCTAGCAACCGGCTCTATCAGTTGGCTATATTATTCGGATCGATTATTGGAGTTCCCACTCGGTTTGTTTGGTATTGCTATTGCGACGGTTATTCTTCCTGCTTTATCTCGTAAACACGTAGATGCTCAAGGGGAAGGGTTTGCTCATACAATGGACTGGGGCGTGCGCATGGTTTTATTGCTAGGCATTCCTGCGATGTTAGGTCTTATTGTTTTAGCGAAGCCGATGCTGATGGTGCTCTTCATGCGTGGCGAGTTTTCACCACACGATGTACAGCAGGCTTCCATGTCTTTGGTGGCATACGCTTCAGGCTTGCTTAACTTCATGTTGATTAAAGTGTTGGCTCCGGGCTATTACTCACGTCAAGATACTAAAACTCCTGTGAAGTACGGCATCATTGCGATGGTCACTAACATGGTGTTCAACGCGATCTTCGCTTCTTTCTATGGTTATGTTGGTTTGGCAATCGCAACGGCGTTATCTGCGTTCGTGAACATGACTCTACTTTATCGTGGTCTGCATATAGCGGGTGTTTATCGTTTAACCAAGACTACATTGTTGTTTAGCCTTAAATTATTAGTATCTGGAACTGTGATGGTTGGCGTGATTTTATGGCAACTAGACAATATGCAGCTGTGGCTTGATTGGAGCTTCAACCAAAGAGCGTTGACGCTAACAGGGTTGATCGCACTTGGTGGCTTTGCTTATATTGTGTCGGTACTGGTTTTAGGTATCCGAGTAAAACATTTAAAAGCAGCGACAGATTAA
- the ileS gene encoding isoleucine--tRNA ligase codes for MSDYKDTLNLPETGFPMRGNLANREPEMLKRWYKEDLYGEIRKAKKGKKSFVLHDGPPYANGDIHIGHALNKILKDIIIKSKTLSGFDAPYIPGWDCHGLPIELMVEKKKGKPGQKISAAEFREECRKYAAGQVEGQKESFKRLGIMGEWDKPYRTMDFGTEANIIRSLGKIADKGHLLKGFKPVHWCTDCGSALAEAEVEYKDKVSPSIDVKFTAADEAALLEKFTLAEGHAGQGEISIVIWTTTPWTLPANRAVCLRDDLEYVLIQVEANGEQPAQRILVASELAKDVMDRAGIEHFHNLGFATGADLELSQFNHPFYDFTVPAVLGDHVTTDSGTGVVHTAPGHGQEDFVVGKKYNLEIANPVGSNGVYLPDTELFAGQHVFKANDSVLEVLKEKGALLHHHAYEHSYPHCWRHKTPIIFRATPQWFISMDQAGLRAKALESTKNVEWMPEWGQSRIEGMIEGRPEWCISRQRTWGVPIALFVHKETSELHPDSPALIEKVAKLVEEKGIQAWWDVDAAELMGAEDADKYEKVLDTLDVWFDSGVTHFSVVDSREEYNFPNEERTHSADLYLEGSDQHRGWFQSSLISSIAMKDEAPYKQVLTHGFVVDGNGRKMSKSIGNVVAPKDVTNKLGADILRLWVASTDYTNEVAVSDEILKRSADAYRRIRNTARFFLANLNGFNPETDLVPAEEMVALDRWAVGRAQAAQEEIVKAYGEYNTHGVTQRLMQFCSIEMGSFYLDVIKDRQYTAKQGSHAQRSCQTALYYIVEALVRWMAPIMSFTADEIWNEMPSSLPTGEQRDTFVFTGEWFEGLFGLADDEELSNEFWTEIQSVRGAVNKLLEDARKEKTIGGALQAEVTLYADDALAAKINKLEDELRFVLITSAAVVKPVSDKSDTAQATDVEGLYVEVAATEAEKCDRCWHHTPDVGTIEGHEKVCGRCVSNIDGEGEVRKYA; via the coding sequence ATGAGTGATTATAAAGATACCCTGAACTTACCAGAAACAGGGTTCCCAATGCGTGGCAATCTGGCAAATCGTGAACCAGAAATGCTTAAGCGTTGGTACAAAGAAGACCTTTACGGTGAGATCCGTAAGGCAAAGAAAGGTAAAAAATCTTTCGTACTGCATGATGGCCCTCCATACGCGAACGGCGACATTCACATTGGCCACGCGCTGAACAAGATTCTTAAAGACATTATTATCAAATCTAAGACCCTTTCTGGTTTTGATGCACCGTACATCCCTGGTTGGGACTGTCACGGTCTTCCAATCGAGTTGATGGTTGAGAAGAAGAAAGGTAAGCCTGGTCAGAAGATTTCAGCGGCTGAATTCCGCGAAGAGTGTCGTAAGTACGCTGCGGGCCAAGTTGAAGGTCAGAAAGAGAGCTTCAAACGTCTTGGTATCATGGGCGAGTGGGATAAACCATACCGCACTATGGATTTTGGCACTGAAGCGAACATCATTCGTTCTCTAGGCAAAATCGCAGACAAAGGTCACCTTCTTAAAGGTTTCAAACCCGTTCACTGGTGTACTGACTGTGGTTCTGCTTTGGCTGAAGCTGAAGTTGAATACAAAGATAAAGTCTCTCCATCTATCGATGTGAAATTTACAGCAGCTGACGAAGCGGCTCTACTAGAGAAATTTACTCTAGCGGAAGGTCACGCAGGTCAAGGCGAAATCTCTATCGTTATCTGGACGACAACACCATGGACTCTGCCGGCTAACCGCGCAGTATGTCTACGTGATGATCTTGAATACGTACTTATCCAAGTTGAAGCGAATGGCGAACAGCCAGCTCAACGTATCCTTGTTGCTTCTGAACTAGCAAAAGACGTAATGGATCGTGCGGGTATCGAGCACTTCCATAACCTTGGTTTTGCTACTGGTGCTGATCTTGAGCTTTCTCAATTCAACCACCCGTTCTACGATTTTACTGTTCCTGCTGTTCTTGGCGACCACGTAACAACGGATTCAGGTACTGGTGTGGTTCATACCGCTCCTGGTCACGGTCAAGAGGATTTCGTGGTTGGCAAGAAGTACAACCTAGAAATCGCTAACCCAGTTGGTTCAAACGGCGTTTATCTGCCAGATACTGAGCTATTTGCTGGTCAGCACGTATTCAAAGCGAACGACTCTGTTTTAGAAGTTCTAAAAGAGAAGGGTGCACTACTGCATCACCACGCTTACGAGCACAGCTACCCACACTGTTGGAGACATAAAACTCCAATCATTTTCCGTGCAACACCGCAGTGGTTCATCTCTATGGATCAAGCTGGCCTACGTGCAAAAGCACTAGAGTCAACGAAGAATGTTGAGTGGATGCCGGAATGGGGGCAAAGCCGCATCGAAGGTATGATCGAAGGTCGCCCTGAGTGGTGTATCTCTCGTCAACGTACTTGGGGTGTGCCAATTGCTCTGTTCGTTCATAAAGAAACATCAGAACTTCACCCAGATAGCCCAGCTCTTATTGAAAAAGTAGCGAAGCTTGTGGAAGAAAAAGGCATTCAAGCTTGGTGGGATGTAGATGCTGCTGAACTGATGGGTGCTGAAGACGCTGACAAATACGAGAAAGTACTTGATACGCTAGACGTATGGTTCGACTCAGGTGTAACGCACTTCTCTGTTGTGGATTCTCGTGAAGAGTACAACTTCCCGAATGAAGAAAGAACGCACAGTGCTGATCTTTACCTTGAAGGTTCTGACCAACACCGTGGTTGGTTCCAGTCATCTTTGATTTCATCTATCGCGATGAAAGATGAAGCACCATACAAGCAAGTGCTAACGCACGGTTTCGTGGTTGATGGTAACGGCCGTAAGATGTCTAAATCTATCGGTAACGTTGTTGCTCCTAAAGATGTAACTAACAAGCTAGGCGCAGATATTCTACGTCTATGGGTTGCTTCTACTGATTACACTAACGAAGTAGCGGTTTCTGACGAGATCCTTAAGCGCTCTGCTGATGCTTACCGTCGTATTCGTAACACGGCTCGTTTCTTCCTAGCGAACTTGAACGGTTTCAACCCTGAAACTGACCTAGTTCCTGCTGAAGAAATGGTAGCACTTGATCGCTGGGCTGTTGGCCGTGCTCAAGCTGCACAAGAAGAGATCGTTAAAGCATACGGTGAGTACAACACTCACGGTGTAACTCAACGTCTAATGCAGTTCTGTTCTATCGAAATGGGTTCTTTCTACCTAGACGTAATTAAAGACCGTCAGTACACAGCGAAACAGGGCAGCCATGCTCAACGTAGCTGTCAAACGGCGCTTTACTACATCGTAGAAGCTCTAGTTCGTTGGATGGCGCCTATCATGTCGTTCACTGCAGATGAAATCTGGAACGAGATGCCAAGCTCTTTACCAACTGGAGAGCAGCGCGATACGTTTGTATTCACAGGCGAGTGGTTCGAAGGCCTATTTGGTCTTGCTGACGACGAAGAGCTAAGCAACGAATTCTGGACTGAAATCCAGTCAGTTCGTGGCGCAGTGAACAAGCTTCTTGAAGATGCTCGTAAAGAGAAAACAATCGGTGGTGCTCTGCAGGCTGAAGTTACTCTATACGCTGACGATGCACTAGCGGCTAAAATCAACAAGCTAGAAGATGAGTTACGTTTCGTACTTATCACTTCTGCTGCTGTTGTTAAGCCAGTTAGCGATAAGTCTGATACAGCTCAAGCGACAGACGTTGAAGGTCTATACGTTGAAGTTGCAGCAACTGAAGCTGAGAAGTGTGACCGTTGCTGGCACCACACTCCAGATGTAGGCACAATTGAAGGTCACGAGAAAGTTTGTGGTCGTTGTGTGTCGAACATCGACGGTGAAGGCGAAGTGCGTAAGTACGCATAA
- the ribF gene encoding bifunctional riboflavin kinase/FAD synthetase, with protein MELIRGIHNIKAQHHGCVLTIGNFDGVHLGHQEVLSQVSKQATALGLPSVVMTFEPQPMELFAKGRAPARLTRLRDKYVQLSKLEISRLLCVNFNQYFASLSAEAFIKELLVDKLGVKFLVVGDDFCFGKGRTGNFAMLKEAGEKYGFEVVSTQSYCLNQLRVSSTEIRNALAANDLASSATMLGRDYSISGRVSHGRKLGRTIGFPTANIPLKRCVSPVSGVYVVEALDIDGVPVGGVANIGQRPTVNGVRQQLEVHFFDFKANLYGKQLEVRLLHKLRDEIKFESFDALKNQIELDAEAARVWLLQLKN; from the coding sequence ATGGAACTGATCCGAGGTATACACAATATTAAAGCACAGCATCATGGCTGTGTATTAACCATAGGTAACTTCGATGGTGTTCATTTAGGGCATCAAGAGGTTCTGAGTCAGGTTTCTAAACAAGCTACAGCACTGGGACTCCCTTCTGTTGTCATGACGTTTGAACCGCAACCTATGGAATTGTTTGCTAAAGGTCGAGCGCCAGCGCGTTTAACTCGTTTACGAGATAAGTACGTGCAATTGAGTAAGCTAGAGATTAGTCGTTTATTGTGTGTGAATTTCAATCAATATTTTGCAAGCTTGTCTGCGGAAGCGTTCATTAAGGAGCTTTTGGTTGATAAGCTTGGTGTGAAATTCTTGGTGGTTGGTGACGATTTTTGCTTTGGCAAAGGCCGAACGGGTAATTTCGCTATGCTTAAAGAAGCGGGCGAAAAATATGGTTTTGAGGTGGTGAGCACCCAAAGTTATTGCTTAAACCAATTACGAGTAAGCAGCACTGAGATACGAAATGCGTTAGCGGCCAATGACTTGGCTTCTAGTGCTACCATGCTTGGGCGTGACTACAGTATCAGTGGTCGTGTTTCTCATGGTCGTAAACTAGGGAGAACTATCGGTTTCCCTACCGCTAATATTCCATTAAAACGTTGTGTTTCTCCTGTGTCGGGAGTGTATGTTGTTGAAGCATTAGATATCGACGGTGTTCCTGTCGGTGGTGTTGCTAATATTGGACAACGGCCAACAGTTAATGGTGTAAGGCAGCAATTAGAAGTACATTTTTTTGACTTTAAAGCCAATTTATATGGTAAACAGTTAGAAGTGCGACTTTTGCACAAACTGCGCGACGAGATAAAGTTTGAGTCGTTCGACGCATTAAAGAATCAAATAGAATTGGATGCTGAAGCCGCAAGGGTGTGGCTGCTTCAGCTAAAGAATTAG
- a CDS encoding metalloregulator ArsR/SmtB family transcription factor, with protein sequence MNLKEMEKNSAQAVILLKAMANERRLQILCLLHGTELSVGELCGKLELSQSALSQHLAWLRRDGLVETRKEAQTVYYTLSSEEVKAMINLLHGMYCK encoded by the coding sequence ATGAACTTAAAAGAGATGGAGAAGAATTCAGCACAAGCTGTGATTCTACTCAAAGCCATGGCCAATGAGCGTCGCTTACAGATTCTGTGCCTATTGCATGGTACTGAGCTGTCGGTTGGGGAGTTGTGTGGCAAGTTGGAATTGAGTCAATCTGCTTTATCTCAACATCTTGCTTGGTTGAGAAGAGATGGTTTGGTCGAAACTCGCAAAGAAGCTCAAACAGTGTATTACACATTGAGCAGTGAAGAAGTAAAAGCGATGATTAACCTACTGCATGGTATGTACTGCAAGTAG
- the btsR gene encoding two-component system response regulator BtsR — translation MLKALVVDDELFAREELIELLTETGQVEIIGQASNAIEGLKQINLLKPDVVYLDIQMPQVTGIELLSMLDPDTMPYVVFVTAYDQYAIQAFEDNAFDYLLKPVEPCRLNKSVCRLNKVIKQNHKAPEQDLSAIAPCRLEQIPCIGHNRIVIMASQTVECAYSDISGVHVRSSSQTATSQLTLKILEEKTDLIRCHRQYLINIKSIQEIKLLDNGLAEIVTLTGFEVPVSRRYLKTLKEQLGLQ, via the coding sequence ATGTTAAAGGCATTAGTTGTCGATGATGAGCTTTTTGCTCGCGAAGAGCTGATTGAACTACTCACTGAAACCGGACAAGTAGAAATCATTGGCCAAGCGAGTAACGCGATCGAAGGACTGAAACAGATCAACCTGCTCAAGCCTGATGTGGTGTATTTGGATATCCAAATGCCGCAGGTTACCGGAATTGAACTGTTAAGCATGCTTGATCCAGACACCATGCCTTACGTGGTATTCGTCACTGCCTACGACCAATATGCAATTCAAGCATTTGAAGATAACGCTTTTGACTACCTACTCAAGCCAGTTGAACCTTGTCGATTAAACAAGAGTGTTTGTCGTCTGAATAAGGTCATCAAGCAGAACCACAAAGCGCCGGAACAAGACCTCTCAGCCATTGCTCCGTGTCGTTTAGAGCAGATCCCGTGCATCGGCCATAACCGCATAGTGATCATGGCGAGCCAAACGGTCGAGTGCGCTTATTCAGATATCAGTGGTGTACACGTACGCAGCTCATCACAAACGGCAACCTCGCAGTTAACACTAAAGATCTTGGAAGAAAAAACCGACTTGATCCGTTGTCATCGACAGTATTTGATCAACATAAAATCGATCCAAGAGATCAAACTGTTAGATAATGGATTAGCGGAGATCGTCACACTGACCGGCTTTGAAGTGCCTGTCAGTCGTCGCTATCTAAAAACCTTAAAAGAGCAGCTAGGCCTTCAATAA